Proteins encoded in a region of the Homo sapiens chromosome 20, GRCh38.p14 Primary Assembly genome:
- the ZNF133 gene encoding zinc finger protein 133 isoform e (isoform e is encoded by transcript variant 12), whose translation MCNGRKTVLADPEPELYLDPFCPPGFSSQKFPMQHVLCNHPPWIFTCLCAEGNIQPGDPGPGDQEKQQQASEGRPWSDQAEGPEGEGAMPLFGRTKKRTLGAFSRPPQRQPVSSRNGLRGVELEASPAQSGNPEETDKLLKRIEVLGFGTVNCGECGLSFSKMTNLLSHQRIHSGEKPYVCGVCEKGFSLKKSLARHQKAHSGEKPIVCRECGRGFNRKSTLIIHERTHSGEKPYMCSECGRGFSQKSNLIIHQRTHSGEKPYVCRECGKGFSQKSAVVRHQRTHLEEKTIVCSDCGLGFSDRSNLISHQRTHSGEKPYACKECGRCFRQRTTLVNHQRTHSKEKPYVCGVCGHSFSQNSTLISHRRTHTGEKPYVCGVCGRGFSLKSHLNRHQNIHSGEKPIVCKDCGRGFSQQSNLIRHQRTHSGEKPMVCGECGRGFSQKSNLVAHQRTHSGERPYVCRECGRGFSHQAGLIRHKRKHSREKPYMCRQCGLGFGNKSALITHKRAHSEEKPCVCRECGQGFLQKSHLTLHQMTHTGEKPYVCKTCGRGFSLKSHLSRHRKTTSVHHRLPVQPDPEPCAGQPSDSLYSL comes from the exons ATGTGTAACGGGAGGAAGACTGTTCTAG CAGATCCAGAGCCAGAGCTCTACCTCGATCCTTTCTGCCCTCCGGGTTTCTCCAGTCAGAAATTCCCCATGCAGCATGTGCTGTGTAATCATCCCCCCTGGATCTTCACATGCTTGTGTGCAGAAGGTAACATCCAGCCTGGGGATCCGGGCCCAGGGGACCAGGAGAAGCAGCAACAAGCCTCTGAGGGGAGACCCTGGAGTGATCAAGCAGAAGGTCCTGAGGGAGAAGGTGCCATGCCTTTGTTTGGAAGAACCAAGAAAAGGACTCTGGGAGCGTTCTCCAGGCCACCCCAGAGGCAGCCAGTCAGCTCTCGGAACGGCCTCAGAGGGGTGGAGTTAGAAGCCAGCCCAGCTCAGTCAGGGAACCCTGAGGAAACAGACAAATTGTTGAAGAGGATAGAAGTCTTAGGATTTGGAACAGTCAACTGTGGAGAGTGTGGACTGAGCTTCAGCAAGATGACAAACCTGCTCAGTCACCAGCGGATACACTCAGGGGAGAAGCCCTACGTGTGTGGGGTATGTGAGAAGGGCTTCAGCCTAAAGAAGAGCCTCGCCAGACACCAGAAGGCACACTCGGGGGAGAAGCCAATTGTGTGCAGGGAGTGTGGACGAGGCTTTAACCGGAAGTCAACGCTAATCATACACGAACGGACACACTCCGGTGAGAAACCTTACATGTGCAGTGAGTGTGGGCGAGGCTTCAGCCAGAAGTCAAACCTCATCATACACCAGAGGACACACTCAGGGGAAAAGCCTTACGTGTGCCGGGAATGTGGCAAAGGCTTCAGCCAGAAGTCAGCTGTCGTGAGACACCAGAGGACACACTTGGAGGAGAAGACCATCGTGTGCAGTGACTGTGGCCTGGGCTTCAGCGACAGGTCAAACCTCATCTCCCACCAGAGGACGCACTCTGGGGAGAAGCCCTACGCCTGCAAGGAGTGTGGGCGATGCTTCAGGCAGAGGACCACCCTTGTCAACCACCAGAGGACACACTCAAAGGAGAAGCCCTATGTGTGCGGGGtgtgtgggcacagcttcagccaGAATTCAACCCTCATCTCTCACAGGCGGACACACACTGGGGAGAAGCCGTATGTTTGTGGGGTGTGTGGGCGAGGCTTTAGTCTCAAGTCACACCTCAACAGACACCAGAACATACACTCAGGAGAGAAGCCCATTGTGTGCAAGGACTGTGGCCGGGGCTTCAGCCAGCAATCCAACCTCATCAGACACCAGAGGACGCACTCAGGCGAGAAGCCCATGGTGTGTGGGGAGTGCGGGCGAGGCTTCAGCCAGAAGTCAAACCTTGTTGCACACCAGAGGACGCACTCAGGGGAGAGGCCGTATGTGTGCCGAGAGTGCGGGCGAGGCTTTAGCCACCAGGCCGGTCTCATCAGGCACAAGCGGAAGCACTCGAGGGAGAAGCCCTACATGTGCAGGCAGTGTGGACTGGGCTTTGGCAATAAGTCAGCTCTAATTACACACAAGCGGGCTCACTCGGAAGAGAAGCCTTGTGTGTGCAGAGAGTGTGGCCAAGGCTTTCTCCAAAAGTCACACCTCACCTTACATCAAATGACACATACGGGGGAGAAGCCATATGTGTGCAAGACGTGTGGGCGGGGCTTCAGCCTCAAGTCTCACCTCAGCAGACACAGGAAGACCACGTCTGTCCACCACAGACTGCCAGTGCAGCCCGACCCTGAGCCGTGTGCAGGGCAACCTTCGGATTCCTTATACTCTCTCTGA
- the ZNF133 gene encoding zinc finger protein 133 isoform k (isoform k is encoded by transcript variant 29) has product MCNGRKTVLDPEPELYLDPFCPPGFSSQKFPMQHVLCNHPPWIFTCLCAEGNIQPGDPGPGDQEKQQQASEGRPWSDQAEGPEGEGAMPLFGRTKKRTLGAFSRPPQRQPVSSRNGLRGVELEASPAQSGNPEETDKLLKRIEVLGFGTVNCGECGLSFSKMTNLLSHQRIHSGEKPYVCGVCEKGFSLKKSLARHQKAHSGEKPIVCRECGRGFNRKSTLIIHERTHSGEKPYMCSECGRGFSQKSNLIIHQRTHSGEKPYVCRECGKGFSQKSAVVRHQRTHLEEKTIVCSDCGLGFSDRSNLISHQRTHSGEKPYACKECGRCFRQRTTLVNHQRTHSKEKPYVCGVCGHSFSQNSTLISHRRTHTGEKPYVCGVCGRGFSLKSHLNRHQNIHSGEKPIVCKDCGRGFSQQSNLIRHQRTHSGEKPMVCGECGRGFSQKSNLVAHQRTHSGERPYVCRECGRGFSHQAGLIRHKRKHSREKPYMCRQCGLGFGNKSALITHKRAHSEEKPCVCRECGQGFLQKSHLTLHQMTHTGEKPYVCKTCGRGFSLKSHLSRHRKTTSVHHRLPVQPDPEPCAGQPSDSLYSL; this is encoded by the exons ATGTGTAACGGGAGGAAGACTGTTCTAG ATCCAGAGCCAGAGCTCTACCTCGATCCTTTCTGCCCTCCGGGTTTCTCCAGTCAGAAATTCCCCATGCAGCATGTGCTGTGTAATCATCCCCCCTGGATCTTCACATGCTTGTGTGCAGAAGGTAACATCCAGCCTGGGGATCCGGGCCCAGGGGACCAGGAGAAGCAGCAACAAGCCTCTGAGGGGAGACCCTGGAGTGATCAAGCAGAAGGTCCTGAGGGAGAAGGTGCCATGCCTTTGTTTGGAAGAACCAAGAAAAGGACTCTGGGAGCGTTCTCCAGGCCACCCCAGAGGCAGCCAGTCAGCTCTCGGAACGGCCTCAGAGGGGTGGAGTTAGAAGCCAGCCCAGCTCAGTCAGGGAACCCTGAGGAAACAGACAAATTGTTGAAGAGGATAGAAGTCTTAGGATTTGGAACAGTCAACTGTGGAGAGTGTGGACTGAGCTTCAGCAAGATGACAAACCTGCTCAGTCACCAGCGGATACACTCAGGGGAGAAGCCCTACGTGTGTGGGGTATGTGAGAAGGGCTTCAGCCTAAAGAAGAGCCTCGCCAGACACCAGAAGGCACACTCGGGGGAGAAGCCAATTGTGTGCAGGGAGTGTGGACGAGGCTTTAACCGGAAGTCAACGCTAATCATACACGAACGGACACACTCCGGTGAGAAACCTTACATGTGCAGTGAGTGTGGGCGAGGCTTCAGCCAGAAGTCAAACCTCATCATACACCAGAGGACACACTCAGGGGAAAAGCCTTACGTGTGCCGGGAATGTGGCAAAGGCTTCAGCCAGAAGTCAGCTGTCGTGAGACACCAGAGGACACACTTGGAGGAGAAGACCATCGTGTGCAGTGACTGTGGCCTGGGCTTCAGCGACAGGTCAAACCTCATCTCCCACCAGAGGACGCACTCTGGGGAGAAGCCCTACGCCTGCAAGGAGTGTGGGCGATGCTTCAGGCAGAGGACCACCCTTGTCAACCACCAGAGGACACACTCAAAGGAGAAGCCCTATGTGTGCGGGGtgtgtgggcacagcttcagccaGAATTCAACCCTCATCTCTCACAGGCGGACACACACTGGGGAGAAGCCGTATGTTTGTGGGGTGTGTGGGCGAGGCTTTAGTCTCAAGTCACACCTCAACAGACACCAGAACATACACTCAGGAGAGAAGCCCATTGTGTGCAAGGACTGTGGCCGGGGCTTCAGCCAGCAATCCAACCTCATCAGACACCAGAGGACGCACTCAGGCGAGAAGCCCATGGTGTGTGGGGAGTGCGGGCGAGGCTTCAGCCAGAAGTCAAACCTTGTTGCACACCAGAGGACGCACTCAGGGGAGAGGCCGTATGTGTGCCGAGAGTGCGGGCGAGGCTTTAGCCACCAGGCCGGTCTCATCAGGCACAAGCGGAAGCACTCGAGGGAGAAGCCCTACATGTGCAGGCAGTGTGGACTGGGCTTTGGCAATAAGTCAGCTCTAATTACACACAAGCGGGCTCACTCGGAAGAGAAGCCTTGTGTGTGCAGAGAGTGTGGCCAAGGCTTTCTCCAAAAGTCACACCTCACCTTACATCAAATGACACATACGGGGGAGAAGCCATATGTGTGCAAGACGTGTGGGCGGGGCTTCAGCCTCAAGTCTCACCTCAGCAGACACAGGAAGACCACGTCTGTCCACCACAGACTGCCAGTGCAGCCCGACCCTGAGCCGTGTGCAGGGCAACCTTCGGATTCCTTATACTCTCTCTGA
- the ZNF133 gene encoding zinc finger protein 133 isoform i (isoform i is encoded by transcript variant 13) has protein sequence MQHVLCNHPPWIFTCLCAEGNIQPGDPGPGDQEKQQQASEGRPWSDQAEGPEGEGAMPLFGRTKKRTLGAFSRPPQRQPVSSRNGLRGVELEASPAQSGNPEETDKLLKRIEVLGFGTVNCGECGLSFSKMTNLLSHQRIHSGEKPYVCGVCEKGFSLKKSLARHQKAHSGEKPIVCRECGRGFNRKSTLIIHERTHSGEKPYMCSECGRGFSQKSNLIIHQRTHSGEKPYVCRECGKGFSQKSAVVRHQRTHLEEKTIVCSDCGLGFSDRSNLISHQRTHSGEKPYACKECGRCFRQRTTLVNHQRTHSKEKPYVCGVCGHSFSQNSTLISHRRTHTGEKPYVCGVCGRGFSLKSHLNRHQNIHSGEKPIVCKDCGRGFSQQSNLIRHQRTHSGEKPMVCGECGRGFSQKSNLVAHQRTHSGERPYVCRECGRGFSHQAGLIRHKRKHSREKPYMCRQCGLGFGNKSALITHKRAHSEEKPCVCRECGQGFLQKSHLTLHQMTHTGEKPYVCKTCGRGFSLKSHLSRHRKTTSVHHRLPVQPDPEPCAGQPSDSLYSL, from the coding sequence ATGCAGCATGTGCTGTGTAATCATCCCCCCTGGATCTTCACATGCTTGTGTGCAGAAGGTAACATCCAGCCTGGGGATCCGGGCCCAGGGGACCAGGAGAAGCAGCAACAAGCCTCTGAGGGGAGACCCTGGAGTGATCAAGCAGAAGGTCCTGAGGGAGAAGGTGCCATGCCTTTGTTTGGAAGAACCAAGAAAAGGACTCTGGGAGCGTTCTCCAGGCCACCCCAGAGGCAGCCAGTCAGCTCTCGGAACGGCCTCAGAGGGGTGGAGTTAGAAGCCAGCCCAGCTCAGTCAGGGAACCCTGAGGAAACAGACAAATTGTTGAAGAGGATAGAAGTCTTAGGATTTGGAACAGTCAACTGTGGAGAGTGTGGACTGAGCTTCAGCAAGATGACAAACCTGCTCAGTCACCAGCGGATACACTCAGGGGAGAAGCCCTACGTGTGTGGGGTATGTGAGAAGGGCTTCAGCCTAAAGAAGAGCCTCGCCAGACACCAGAAGGCACACTCGGGGGAGAAGCCAATTGTGTGCAGGGAGTGTGGACGAGGCTTTAACCGGAAGTCAACGCTAATCATACACGAACGGACACACTCCGGTGAGAAACCTTACATGTGCAGTGAGTGTGGGCGAGGCTTCAGCCAGAAGTCAAACCTCATCATACACCAGAGGACACACTCAGGGGAAAAGCCTTACGTGTGCCGGGAATGTGGCAAAGGCTTCAGCCAGAAGTCAGCTGTCGTGAGACACCAGAGGACACACTTGGAGGAGAAGACCATCGTGTGCAGTGACTGTGGCCTGGGCTTCAGCGACAGGTCAAACCTCATCTCCCACCAGAGGACGCACTCTGGGGAGAAGCCCTACGCCTGCAAGGAGTGTGGGCGATGCTTCAGGCAGAGGACCACCCTTGTCAACCACCAGAGGACACACTCAAAGGAGAAGCCCTATGTGTGCGGGGtgtgtgggcacagcttcagccaGAATTCAACCCTCATCTCTCACAGGCGGACACACACTGGGGAGAAGCCGTATGTTTGTGGGGTGTGTGGGCGAGGCTTTAGTCTCAAGTCACACCTCAACAGACACCAGAACATACACTCAGGAGAGAAGCCCATTGTGTGCAAGGACTGTGGCCGGGGCTTCAGCCAGCAATCCAACCTCATCAGACACCAGAGGACGCACTCAGGCGAGAAGCCCATGGTGTGTGGGGAGTGCGGGCGAGGCTTCAGCCAGAAGTCAAACCTTGTTGCACACCAGAGGACGCACTCAGGGGAGAGGCCGTATGTGTGCCGAGAGTGCGGGCGAGGCTTTAGCCACCAGGCCGGTCTCATCAGGCACAAGCGGAAGCACTCGAGGGAGAAGCCCTACATGTGCAGGCAGTGTGGACTGGGCTTTGGCAATAAGTCAGCTCTAATTACACACAAGCGGGCTCACTCGGAAGAGAAGCCTTGTGTGTGCAGAGAGTGTGGCCAAGGCTTTCTCCAAAAGTCACACCTCACCTTACATCAAATGACACATACGGGGGAGAAGCCATATGTGTGCAAGACGTGTGGGCGGGGCTTCAGCCTCAAGTCTCACCTCAGCAGACACAGGAAGACCACGTCTGTCCACCACAGACTGCCAGTGCAGCCCGACCCTGAGCCGTGTGCAGGGCAACCTTCGGATTCCTTATACTCTCTCTGA